AATTATGGATTTGAAAAATAATATTGAAAGTTATGACCCGGCCTGGGAGCTTGTGCAAATTTATAATCCAAATCCAAAAGCAAAATTTATCCAGGTTCTGTTTCGTCACAAAAACCTTAATTGAAGCAATAATCTCACTTGTTTTTTATCAAATAGGGGTTATTAAGAATAGCATGGCTTGAATTTCAACTCAAGTCAGCAGCCTGCCAACTTTTAGGTTGTAACCATTTACAATTCCCAGAGTCTACCTTCCAAATGCTTATAAATCTTTCAATTTCATTGTGCTTTTTACAAACTTCAAACAGGAAATGGAAAAAATATGTTTAGAAATTATCTAAGAATCTCATTTCGAAATGTTTTCAAACAGAAAGTTTATTCATTTATCAATATATCAGGATTGACGGTAGGAATTACTTGTTGTTTATTGATTTATTTCTATGTAGGATTCGAGTTGAGCTATGATGGTTTCCATAAAAAAGCTGATCGGATTTATCGTTTAGTTGTCGATATTTTTCCGCCAAATGATGGCCTGGTAGATCATTATGCAACTTCGGGCCCCGGTGTAGCGCCAGTTTTGGAAAGCGATTACCCGGAAGTAGAAAAAGCTGTTAGAATCAGATCTATTCCGGACGTTCTACTGAAATGGGGAGAAAATCAGTTCTATGAAACATTTCATTTTGCCGATTCAACTTTTTTTGATGTATTTAGCTTCCCGCTTTTGTTGGGTGATCCTGTCAAAGCATTGACCGATCCGTTTTCTTTAGTACTAACGGAAGAAATGGCAAACAAATATTTTGGCACTGAAGATCCGTTGGGAAAGGTTGTTTTGGTGCAAGATACGGTTCGATTCAAAATAACGGGAGTCGTAAAGAATGTTCCGGCAAACGCTCATTTCACATTTGATTTTCTGGCATCATATAATACATTACCCCGCATGGGAAGGAATATCTCTACATGGTGGAGTTTTGGTGGTTATAATTACCTGTTATTGACCGAAGGTGCAAATCCAACCGCGTTTTCCGAAAAAATTCGCCATGTGTCAGAAAAGTATATCCCGGAGCAAGAGAAGGGCAGCGGCTATCGTCAGGAATATTATTTACAATCAATTACCGCTATTCATCTTAATTCAGAAAGAAGGAGTGAATGGCAGGCTAATAACAAATTGGCTTATATCTATATATTTTCAGCCATTGGAATTTTTATATTATTGATCGCTTGTATTAATTTTATGAACCTGGCCACAGCCCGTTCAATTGAAAGATCGAAAGAGGTGGGAATTCGTAAAGTCGTTGGCGCGCTGCGTTCCCAAATAGCCAAACAGTTCTTGGGGGAAGCTATTGTGCTGGCTTTGATATCGACGGTTTTGTCTGTATTTGCAATGAGAATCCTTGTTCCATTTTTTAATGACTTAACGGGTAAGCAACTGACAATAAATATTGCCAACAACTTCCCTTTGATTCTAATCATAGTCCTTTTACCAATAATTGTGGGGGTGATTGCGGGAAGCTATCCGGCGCTTTTTTTATCGGCTTTTAAACCCATTGACACAGTCAAAGGTGCATTTAAATCTGGCACTCGAGGCATCAATTTAAGAAAAAGTTTAGTCGTCTTTCAATTTGCAATTTCTGTGACACTCATAATTTCAACCCTGGTCATCCACAAACAATTGACTTATATGCGCAATCAAAAATTGGGATTCAGCAAAGAACAGATATTGGTTTTACCGTTACATCATGATGCGGGTATCAGGAAAAAGTATGAGTTGTTGAAAAATCGATTTCTGCAGAATCCTCAAATCGATATGTGCAGCATAAGTTCGGGTATTCCGGGAAGACGCTTGAATAATTCTGTCTTTCGGATCGAAGGTAATAGGGTCGATTCCCAGTACGGCACAGATGCCTGGAATGACATGCGGTTTATTAATGTGGATACTGATTTTGCAGACATCTACAATCTCGAAATGTTGTCAGGAAGGTTTTTTTCGCAGGAGTTTGAAACCGATGCTCAATCTGCTTTTATTCTAAATGAAGCTGCGGTAAAGAAATTTGACTGGGGTGTTGTGGATCGTGCCATTGGAAAGAAAATCGGTTTTCAGTCCAGTTCGGAAGGAAAAGTGATCGGTGTCGTTAAAAATTTCCATTTCAAATCATTGCAAAGTCTGATAGAACCATTAATCATTACTTCAAGGAACTTCAGCTTAAATTATATATCTATTAAGATAAGCGGCACCGGTATCCGTGAAACTTTGGAATCCATAGAAAATGTTTGGAACGAATTCGTACCCAACCGACCGTTTTCATTTTTCTTTTTAGATGATGAGTTTGACAAGCAATACCGGGCTGATGAAAAAGTTGCCGGGACCTTTACGGCCTTTGCTTTCATTGCGATTTTCGTTGCCTGTTTGGGTCTTTTTGGTCTTGCTTCATTTACAACTGAACAACGAACCAAAGAGATTGGTATACGGAAAGTTCTTGGGGCGTCAATGGCTGGAATCATCAAAAATTTATCTGCAGATTTCATCAAGCTAATCATTCTCGCAAATTTGGTTGCCTGGCCGGTATCCTATTTTTTAATGCAAAAATGGCTGCAAGATTTTGCTTACCGAATTGATCCGAATGTTTTGTCGTTTTTCTTTGCCGGATTTATTTCCGTTGCAATTGCAATCCTTACCATAAGTTACCAGGCGATAAAAGCATCGCTGGCTAACCCAATTGATGCGCTGCGCTATGAATGAGTACATTCAAATTGGATGGTAAACTTAATCATAT
This region of candidate division KSB1 bacterium genomic DNA includes:
- a CDS encoding ABC transporter permease; its protein translation is MFRNYLRISFRNVFKQKVYSFINISGLTVGITCCLLIYFYVGFELSYDGFHKKADRIYRLVVDIFPPNDGLVDHYATSGPGVAPVLESDYPEVEKAVRIRSIPDVLLKWGENQFYETFHFADSTFFDVFSFPLLLGDPVKALTDPFSLVLTEEMANKYFGTEDPLGKVVLVQDTVRFKITGVVKNVPANAHFTFDFLASYNTLPRMGRNISTWWSFGGYNYLLLTEGANPTAFSEKIRHVSEKYIPEQEKGSGYRQEYYLQSITAIHLNSERRSEWQANNKLAYIYIFSAIGIFILLIACINFMNLATARSIERSKEVGIRKVVGALRSQIAKQFLGEAIVLALISTVLSVFAMRILVPFFNDLTGKQLTINIANNFPLILIIVLLPIIVGVIAGSYPALFLSAFKPIDTVKGAFKSGTRGINLRKSLVVFQFAISVTLIISTLVIHKQLTYMRNQKLGFSKEQILVLPLHHDAGIRKKYELLKNRFLQNPQIDMCSISSGIPGRRLNNSVFRIEGNRVDSQYGTDAWNDMRFINVDTDFADIYNLEMLSGRFFSQEFETDAQSAFILNEAAVKKFDWGVVDRAIGKKIGFQSSSEGKVIGVVKNFHFKSLQSLIEPLIITSRNFSLNYISIKISGTGIRETLESIENVWNEFVPNRPFSFFFLDDEFDKQYRADEKVAGTFTAFAFIAIFVACLGLFGLASFTTEQRTKEIGIRKVLGASMAGIIKNLSADFIKLIILANLVAWPVSYFLMQKWLQDFAYRIDPNVLSFFFAGFISVAIAILTISYQAIKASLANPIDALRYE